ATAGAATTGGTTTAGGAAAATAAAGCATGAAACGAGATGAGGTACTGGCAACTTTAGCTGCACATAGAGAAAAGTTGCAGGAACTGGGAGTAAAATCCCTTAATTTGTTTGGTTCAGTGGCGCGGGATGAAGCTAGTTCAGATAGCGATGTAGACTTTTTAGTGGAGTTTAATCGTTCGGGTGGGTTGTTTCAACTTTTGCAAGTGCAGTATTATTTAGAAGATA
The DNA window shown above is from Anabaena sp. WA102 and carries:
- a CDS encoding nucleotidyltransferase family protein gives rise to the protein MKRDEVLATLAAHREKLQELGVKSLNLFGSVARDEASSDSDVDFLVEFNRSGGLFQLLQVQYYLEDILGCSVDLGTEDALREHLRKPVLKDVIRAF